In Jeotgalibaca arthritidis, a single genomic region encodes these proteins:
- a CDS encoding transcriptional regulator, whose product MKVSDISEIFSSPLRIVIVSSLLSKDMLFSELKEYTEATDGNLSVHLKKLNAWGVIESKKVRIKDKILTSYKLTEFGKAEFENYVLLLESILRK is encoded by the coding sequence ATGAAAGTGAGCGATATTTCAGAAATATTTAGTTCTCCTTTGAGAATAGTGATTGTTAGCAGTTTATTAAGTAAAGATATGCTATTCTCTGAGTTAAAAGAGTATACAGAAGCTACTGATGGTAACCTAAGTGTTCATTTGAAAAAATTAAACGCTTGGGGAGTCATTGAATCGAAGAAGGTCAGAATAAAGGATAAAATCTTAACTTCCTATAAACTAACCGAGTTTGGAAAAGCTGAGTTTGAAAATTACGTGTTGTTACTAGAATCAATTTTGAGGAAGTAG
- a CDS encoding dipeptidase, which produces MNYIDLHADTILPLMQAGEAASLYDVENTHINIQKLQAGHALAQCFAVWLPDGQFDQMTIHPEFSPQNHEEDIAYIKKAVDRLNKEMEKNHEHMAWAKNTADIQKNKAAGKISAILTLEDARAVNNSLDNLDMLHKMGFGMMGIIWNHENCFGYPNSLDPELNQKGLKRFGIEATQYMNELGITVDVSHLNDGGISDVLAYSKQPVVATHSNARSIAHHSRNLTDEHIKGIANSGGVVGLCISPRFLRGSGDDSTISDMIRHLDYLYNYGGEDVLAIGTDFDGTSGQFEIASPLDMPKLFERLEAHKWPPKRIEKLAYLNASRILTK; this is translated from the coding sequence ATGAATTATATTGATTTACACGCAGATACCATTTTACCGCTCATGCAAGCTGGCGAAGCAGCATCACTCTATGATGTTGAGAATACTCATATTAACATCCAAAAACTTCAAGCTGGTCATGCATTGGCTCAGTGTTTTGCGGTTTGGCTGCCAGATGGTCAGTTTGATCAGATGACGATTCATCCTGAGTTTAGCCCGCAAAATCATGAAGAAGATATCGCCTATATCAAAAAAGCTGTTGATCGTCTTAACAAAGAGATGGAAAAAAACCATGAACATATGGCTTGGGCGAAAAACACTGCTGATATTCAAAAGAATAAAGCTGCTGGCAAGATTTCAGCTATCTTAACACTAGAAGATGCCCGTGCGGTCAATAACTCGCTTGATAATCTTGATATGCTTCATAAAATGGGATTCGGAATGATGGGAATAATCTGGAATCATGAAAACTGTTTTGGTTATCCTAACAGTTTAGATCCGGAACTCAACCAAAAAGGGTTAAAACGATTTGGAATTGAAGCAACTCAGTATATGAATGAATTGGGTATAACAGTCGACGTGTCTCACCTCAATGATGGTGGTATTAGCGATGTGCTTGCATATTCAAAACAACCTGTCGTTGCTACTCATTCTAATGCCCGTTCTATTGCTCATCATTCGCGTAACCTAACTGATGAACATATTAAGGGAATTGCCAATTCAGGCGGTGTAGTTGGTTTGTGCATCTCGCCTCGCTTTTTAAGAGGGTCTGGTGATGACTCTACCATTTCTGATATGATTCGCCACTTGGATTATTTATATAACTATGGTGGTGAGGATGTACTAGCAATTGGGACTGATTTTGACGGTACGAGTGGACAGTTTGAGATTGCGTCTCCGCTTGATATGCCAAAACTCTTTGAACGCTTAGAAGCACATAAATGGCCACCTAAGCGAATTGAGAAACTTGCCTACCTCAATGCTAGTCGTATTCTAACAAAATAA
- a CDS encoding Na+/H+ antiporter NhaC family protein: protein MELGVNALVESPSLLGLLPLVVYIVLIFMNQSNLLATIIGIAIGAILIGHDLGMLAADFAGSLGSFVATIGFIIMLGAALGRLMNASGITKTLVYWIVKGLKVNSKNKARFALMVISIIICGLLGTLGGGNAIIAPIIIPVLASIGLTPTATALILKNAGEVGLIWGPLTGVTLAMLELTDMSYGEYMLFAGLPFGLLWLAGTWFASIHIQKQTEGKEHYDLSQAVDFDQFVVSSKERQATIAFIVSFLALVVFGVVTGQGTNYAIIVMIILMIIVALFGRIHPKVAEEKIVEGVASMADLFLIFITIDVLLEMVTAAGGFEALSELLQTTFTNISAPAVMLISAIVGGLGVEAAAVAELQIITDMFKPMIESSGLPLQMFAISLLSATRLTGSIYPTSNMIGQLGIAQSSNTKLMLKGNWLSIAPLVICIIIWAFVGVNLF, encoded by the coding sequence ATGGAATTAGGAGTGAATGCACTGGTAGAATCCCCTTCTTTATTAGGTTTATTACCTTTAGTGGTTTATATTGTCCTTATTTTTATGAATCAAAGTAATTTGTTAGCAACGATTATTGGGATTGCTATTGGAGCGATTTTAATTGGCCATGACTTAGGTATGTTGGCTGCTGATTTTGCAGGCAGTTTAGGGTCTTTTGTGGCGACAATTGGATTTATTATTATGTTAGGGGCTGCTCTTGGCCGTCTTATGAACGCCAGTGGGATTACTAAGACGTTAGTTTATTGGATTGTTAAAGGGTTGAAAGTGAATTCGAAAAACAAGGCTCGCTTCGCACTTATGGTGATTTCGATTATCATTTGTGGGTTACTGGGCACATTAGGTGGCGGTAATGCGATTATTGCGCCTATTATTATTCCTGTTTTAGCCAGTATTGGGTTAACGCCGACAGCTACGGCTTTAATCTTAAAAAATGCAGGTGAAGTTGGTTTGATTTGGGGGCCATTAACAGGTGTTACATTGGCTATGTTAGAGTTGACAGACATGTCATATGGTGAATATATGTTGTTCGCAGGACTGCCGTTTGGTCTATTATGGCTAGCAGGTACGTGGTTTGCATCCATCCATATTCAAAAGCAAACAGAAGGCAAAGAACACTATGATTTGTCGCAAGCTGTTGATTTTGATCAGTTTGTCGTTAGTTCTAAAGAACGTCAAGCAACTATTGCCTTTATTGTCTCCTTCTTAGCGCTTGTTGTCTTTGGTGTAGTAACTGGTCAAGGAACAAATTATGCGATTATCGTCATGATTATTTTAATGATTATTGTTGCCCTCTTCGGCCGCATTCATCCAAAGGTAGCAGAAGAAAAAATTGTGGAAGGTGTTGCCAGTATGGCAGATCTCTTCCTCATTTTTATTACGATTGATGTTTTACTTGAAATGGTCACAGCTGCGGGCGGTTTTGAGGCTTTATCTGAACTCCTTCAAACGACATTTACCAATATTAGCGCACCAGCTGTTATGTTAATTTCAGCGATTGTCGGTGGCTTGGGTGTCGAAGCTGCTGCGGTGGCAGAGTTACAAATTATTACTGATATGTTTAAACCGATGATTGAGTCATCTGGTCTTCCTCTGCAGATGTTTGCCATCTCGCTCTTATCCGCAACACGCTTAACTGGTAGTATTTACCCGACTTCTAACATGATTGGTCAGCTTGGCATTGCCCAATCGTCAAACACGAAATTAATGTTAAAAGGAAATTGGTTAAGTATCGCCCCACTAGTGATTTGTATCATCATTTGGGCCTTTGTTGGTGTTAATTTGTTTTAG